GCGTCGCCGTGCCGAGCCGTGACGACGCCGAGGCCCTTCCGATCATCGCGAAGAAGAGCCAGATCCCGGTCATCGCCGACATCCACTTCCAGCCCAACTACGTCTACCAGGCGATCGACGCCGGCTGTGCGGCCGTCCGGGTCAACCCCGGCAACATCCGCAAGTTCGACGACCAAGTCGGCAAGATCGCCGCCGCGGCGAAGGCCGCGGGCGTCTCGATCCGCATCGGCGTCAACGCCGGCTCGCTCGAGCCCAGCATCCTGCAGAAGTACGGCAAGGCCACGCCCGAGGCGCTCGTCGAGTCCGCCGTGTGGGAGGCCTCGCTGTTCGAAGAGCACGACTTCCACGACTTCAAGATCTCGGTCAAGCACAACGACCCGATCGTCATGGTCAAGGCCTACCGTCAGCTCGCCGAGCGCGGTGACTGGCCCCTGCACCTCGGCGTCACCGAGGCCGGTCCCGAGTTCCAGGGCACGATCAAGTCGGCCACGGCGTTCGGCATCCTGCTGAGCGAGGGCATCGGCGACACCATCCGTGTCAGCCTCAGTGCCCCGCCCGCCCAAGAGGTCAAGGTCGGCCTGCAGATCCTGCAGTCGCTCAACCTGCGCGAGCGCAAGCTCGAGATCGTCAGCTGCCCCAGCTGCGGTCGTGCCCAGGTCGACGTCTACAAGCTCGCCAACGACGTCACCGACGGGCTCGAGGGCATGACCGTGCCTCTGCGCGTCGCCGTCATGGGCTGTGTCGTCAACGGCCCGGGCGAGGCCCGCGAGGCCGACCTCGGCGTCGCGTCCGGCAACGGCAAGGGGCAGATCTTCGTGAAGGGCGAGGTCATCAAGACCGTCCCCGAGTCCGAGATCGTCCAGACGCTCATCGACGAGGCGAACCGCCTCGCCGCCGAGATGCCCCCCGGCGAGCTGGGCTCGCCCGAGGTCGTCACCGTCTGACCCGATACGCCCCGGGGGCGACGCGACCCCCTTCAGGAGGCGCGGTGCGAGGGTTCTCGCACCGCGCCTCCTGCGTGCGGTCGCGTCCGTGCCCGGGGCCGCCCCAGCCGTGTGTCGTCGTGTGACGCCCCGATGTGACGCGCCCCGGGGCGTCGGCCAGCATGGAGCACGCACCGCGACAGCCTCGGCCCACCCCCGAGCGGTGCTCCAGCAGCGCCCCGAGAGGAACCCATGACCAGCAGCGCCCCCCTGATCGACGCCCCCAAGAAGGGCCCCGGTCGACTGATCGCCATCATCGTCGCGGTCGTCGTCGTGCTCGCCGCCGTCGGCATCGCGATCGGGGTCACCCGTGGCGGTGGCGACGACGAGACCGTCCGCATCGGCGTCGTCGGCGCGAGCGACCCGTACTGGGCCGACTTCGTCCAGGCCGCGGCCGACGAGGGCATCACGGTCGACCTCGTGGACTACTCGGACTACGAGCAGCCGAACCCGGCCCTCGCCGACGGCGAGATCGACCTGAACCAGTTCCAGCACATCGTCTACCTCGCGCAGTACGACGTGGCCTCGGGCAACGACATCGTGCCGATCGGTTCGACGGCGATCTACCCCCTGCCGCTGTACTCGTCGAAGTACACCGAGCTGAGCGACTTCCAGCAGGGCGACACCATCGCGATCCCCGACGACTCGAGCAACCTGGCCCGCGCCCTGCTCGTGCTGCAGTCGAACGGCCTGGTCTCGCTGAAGGACGGCGGCACGATCTTCTCGGGCGTCAACGACGTCGACGAGTCGAAGTCGAAGGTCAAGGTCGCCACGGTGAGCGCCGACCTCGCCGCCACGTCGCTGCCCGACTACGCCGGCGCGATCATCAACAACGACTTCGCGACCAAGGCCGGCCTGTCGACCGACGACGTCATCGCGCAGGACGACCCCAACGACCCGTCGTCGGTGCCCTACGCCAACGTCTTCGCCGCCCGTGCGGAGGACAAGGACAACGCGACCTACCAGAAGCTCGTCCAGATCTACCAGGACACCAAGACCGTCACCGACGGCGTCGTCGACAACTCGGGCGGCACGGCGATCATCACGAAGATCCCCGCGAGCGACCTCGAGAAATCGCTGACCGAGACCGAGAAGCTCGTCGAACAGAACGGCTGACCCCACCAGGTCGCCACCCCCGGCCCGGACCGCGCGCAGACACCCGCCCGCGGTCCGGGCCTCCGCCCGTGCCGAGGAGAACGCGTGCCCGCCATCACCCTGACCGACGTCGTCAAGACGTACCCGCCCCGCGAGAAGGGCGCCGCACCGCTGACCGCGGTCGACGGCGTCAGCCTCGAGATCGCCGAGGGCGAGATCTTCGGCATCATCGGCTACTCGGGCGCGGGGAAGAGCACCCTGGTACGCCTCGTCAACGCCCTCGAGCCCACGACGAGCGGGAGCATCCGCGTCGACGGTCGCGAGATCACCGGCCTGCGTGAGCGCGAACTGCGCGGGGTCCGGGCCGGCATAGGCATGATCTTCCAGCAGTTCAACCTCTTCTCGTCGAAGACGGTCTGGGGCAACGTCGAGTTCCCGCTCAAGGCGGCGGGCGTGCCGAAGGCCGAGCACCAGCGGCGCATCAGCGACCTGCTGCACTTCGTCGGCCTCGGCGACAAGGCCCACGCGCGGCCGGACCAGCTCTCGGGTGGACAGAAGCAGCGCGTCGGCATCGCCCGGGCGCTCGCGACGAACCCCCGCATCCTGCTGGCCGACGAGGCGACGAGCGCCCTCGACCCCGAGACGACGAGCGAGGTGCTCGCGCTGCTCAAGCGCGTCAACGCCGAGCTCGGCATCACCATCGTCGTGATCACCCACGAGATGGACGTCATCAAGTCGATCGCCGACCGGGTGGCCGTGATGGACTCCGGACGCGTCGTCGAGACCGGCCCCACCTTCGAGGTGTTCTCCGACCCGCAGCAGGCGTCGACCAAACGGTTCGTCTCGACCGTCATCGCGGGCACGCCGCACGGCGACGAGCTCGAGGCGTTGCGGGCCCGGCACGACGGCACCCTCGTGTCGGTGCGCATCGCGGAGGGCGGCGTCGACCAGCGCGACGTCTTCGCGCTGCTCGCCCGTCACGGCCTCTCGTTCGAGATCGTCTTCGGTGGCGTCAACGACATCCAGGGGCGCACCTTCGGCACCCTGACCCTCGCCGTGACCGGCGACGACGCTGCCGTCCGGGCGGCCGTCGCCGAGCTGGGCGACAACGCGACCGAACTGCCCACCTCGCCGGCGACCTCGGCCGCACCCACGGAAGGACGCTGACATGGACTCCCTGATCAAACTGCAGCCGATGCTGTGGCAGGCGGCCGTCGAGACCGTCTACATCGTCGCCCTGACGCTGCTCTTCGGCGGCATCGGCGGACTCGTGCTCGGCCTGGCGCTCTACCTGACGCGGGGCGGGGCGCTGTTCGCGAACCGCGTCGTCTACGGTGTGCTGAACGTGGTCGTGAACGTGTTCCGGCCGATCCCGTTCATCATCTTCCTGGCCGCGGCCCAGCCGTTGGCGAGGTTCGTCATCGGTTCGGGCAGCGGCAACCCGGCCATCATCTTCACCCTGTCGCTCGCCGCGTCGTTCGCCATCTCGCGCATCGTCGAGCAGAACCTGCTCACCGTGCAGCCGGGCGTCATCGAGGCCGCACGAGCCGCGGGGGCCGGGCCGGCCCGCATCATCGGCACGGTGCTGCTGCCCGAGGCGCTCGGACCGCTCGTCCTCGGGTACACGTTCATCTTCGTCGCGCTGGTCGACATGTCGGCGGTGGCCGGCTACATCGGCGGCGGCGGGCTCGGCAACTTCGCCCTGCTCTACGGCTATCGGCAGTTCGACCCGGTCGTGACCTGGGCCGCGGTGCTCCTGATCATCGTCCTGGTGCAGCTCGTCCAGTTCCTCGGCAACTGGCTGGCGAGGCGCGCGCTGCGTCGATGAGGCACCGGGGCCGTGGGCGCCGGCGCTGTCGGGGGACTGGTTTACAGTGGGGCGCGTGACCGACACCGCCACCGCCAGCCAGACCCCGCCGCCGGCCTCGGCCCCCGTGACGCCCGCCGAACTCGAGCGGGCCAGGCAGATCGTCGGGGCGGTGTCTCAGGCCTTCGGCCGCAAGGTCGTGGGTCAGACGGCCCTCCGCGACACCCTGCTCGTCGCCTTGATCACCGGTGGGCACGTCCTGCTCGAGAGCGTCCCGGGGCTGGCCAAGACGACCGCCGCGCAGACCATCGCGCAGTCGATCGACGCCAGCTTCCGGCGCATCCAGTGCACGCCCGACCTGCTGCCGAGCGACATCACGGGCACGCAGATCTACGACGCCCAGAAGTCGACGTTCGTCACCCAGCTCGGGCCGGTCCACTCGAACTTCGTCCTGCTCGACGAGATCAACCGATCGAGCGCCAAGACCCAGAGCGCCATGCTCGAGGCGATGCAAGAGCGGCAGACCACCATCGGTGGCACGGTCTACCGGCTGCCGTCGCCCTTCCTCGTCCTGGCCACGCAGAACCCGATCGAGCAAGAGGGCACCTACCAGTTGCCCGAGGCGCAGCTCGACCGCTTCCTGTTGAAAGAGATCCTCGACTATCCGACTCCGGCCGAAGAGGCCGAGATCATCCGGCGCATCGAGAGCGGCGTCTACGACGAGACCGCCGCACCCTCGACCGGCGTCGGCCTGGCCGACGTCGTCTACCTGCAAGACCTCGCCAAGCGCGTCTACGTGGACGCGTCGATCGTCAACTACATCGTCCAGCTCATCTACGTCACGCGGCACCCTCAGCAGTACATCCCGGCCACCCTCGCCGACTACGTCGAGTTCGGGGCCAGCCCGCGGGCGAGCATCGCCTTCATGCAGGCTGCCCGGGCCCTCGCCCTGCTGCACGGGCGCGACTACGTCATCCCCGAAGACGTCAAGCACCTGCGACACTCCGTGCTGCGACACCGCCTGATCCTCAACTACGAGGCCACGGCCGACGAGGTCGCGCCCGAGACGATCATCGACGCCGTGTTCGGCGCCGTCCAGACCCCCTGACGCCGGTGGCCAGCCTGCTGCTGCGTGTGCGGACGAAGATGGGGCTCTTCGCCCACCGACGCACGATCGACCTGCTCGAAGGCGGCTACGCCTCGGTGCACCACGGGCGCAGCCACGACTTCGACGACCTCAGGGCCTACGTCCCGGGCGACGAAGTGAAAGACATCGACTGGAAGGCGACGGCCCGTCACGGCGAGCCCCTGGTCAAGCGGTACATCGCCAGCCGCCGGCAGAACCTCGTCCTGGTGATGGACACCGGTCGCAACATGGCGGCGACGGCGACGAGCGGCGAGTCCAAGAAAGACATCGCGCTGATGGCGGCGGGCGCCCTCGCCTACATCGCCGCGAAGCACGGTGACGTCGTGTCCCTGGTGGCGGGCGACTCGTCGGGTACCCGCGCGCACCCGGCCGGCGCGACCGAGGCCCACCTCGAGACCCTTCTGCGCCAGGTCGACCGACGGGTCGACCTGGACGCCCCGACGAGCGACCTCGCCTCGGTGCTCGAGTGGGTCGCCCGCGGCATCCGGCGCCGCTCGATGCTGCTCGTGGTCACCGACGACGTCGCGATCGACGAGCGCATCACCCGCTTGCTGCGCCGTCTGCGCGCCCAGCACGAGGTCGTCTGGCTGACGATCGGCGACGCCGACCTGATGACCCGCGCGGGCCACGCCGGCGAGGTCTTCGACGTGCGAGAGATGTCCGGGCTCCCGGCCTACCTCCGCGAGAACGCACAGCTCCGGCGCGAGTTCGACGACTCGTCCGTCCGACGCGTGGGCGACACCGAGCGCGAGCTCCTGGCCCTCGGCATCAGCAGCCAACGACTCGGCAGCCAGGCCGAGGTCGTGCCGGGTCTGTTCGCCCTGATCGAGAAGCACCGTCGTGTCGGGCGCTGACGACTTCTTCGGGCCCTACCAGTACCCGCTCTGGCTGCTCTGGCTCGTGCTCGGCCTGGCCGGGCTGGCCCTCGTGGTCGCCTGGTACGTCTTCGTGTTCCGTTTCTCGGCACGCCGACTTCCCCCGGCCCAGCGAGCGGCCCAGGCGGCGTCGAGACCGCCTGCCCTCGCCGACACCAAGGCGAAGTACCTCGCCCTGATCGACGAGGTCGAGACGGCCGCGATCTCGGGGCGGCTCAACGACCGCGGGGTGCACTCGCGGCTCAGCCTGCTGTTGCGGTTCTTCGCACACGAGACGAACGGCGTCGACACGCACGTGATGACCCTCGCCGACCTGCGCGAGTCGAACCTGCCCCGGCTCGCCGGGGCGGTCGAGCAGTACTACCCGCCGGCCTTCCGACTCGAAGAGCCCGGCGACACCGCCCGTGCCGTGGCCACCGCGAGAGACCTGGTGTCCTCATGGGGCTGATTTTCTGGTGGCTGCCGCTGGTCGCACTGGCGGTCGTGGCGGTGGCGGCGTGGCTCTACGTGCGGTGGAGGCGCCGGGACAGGGCGCGCCTCCGTCGTCTCGGCGTCCCGGTCGCGCACGGCGAGCGGCTGACCGCGCTGCCCGCCTACCAGCGCGTCGTCCGGCGCTACCGTGCCGCCCTCGCGGTCGTGCTCGTCGCCATGGTGGCGCTGACCGGCATCAGCGTCCTGCTCGCGGCCCGCGTCTCGAGCACCGACGTCGTCGAACCCCAGTCGTACAAGCGCGACATCATGCTCTGCCTCGACGTGTCGGGCTCGATGACCGAGGTCGACTCCCAGATCGTCGACACGTTCTCGACCCTCTCGCAGGGGCTCGACGGCGAACGCGTCGGGCTCTACCTCTTCGACAGCTCGGCCGTGCAGGCCTTCCCGCTCACCGACGACTACGACTTCGTCCGCACGCAACTCGAGCAGTACCGCGACTCGTTCGACACCATGGGCGAGAACGGGACCCGCTACTGGACGGGCACCGACCTCGGTGACGGTGCCTCGTTGATCGGTGACGGCCTGGCCTCGTGCGTCCTCGGCTTCGGCGACGACGACAGCACGCGACCCAAGTCGGTCGTGCTCGCCACCGACAACTACGTCAACGGCAAGGCCCTGCTCACGCTCACCGAGGCAGCCGACCTGGCGACCGAGCGCGACGTCCGCGTGTACGCCGTGAACCCCGCCGACCACGCCACGGACGCCGTGGCCGACCAGGTCGCCGACGAACTGCGCACCGCGGCCGAGTCGACCGACGGCGGCTATTACGCCCTCGACGATTCGACGACCGTGCCGCAGATCGTCGACGAGATCGACGCCCGCGAGGCGGGGCTGTTCACGGGGGCCCGACGGCTCGTGGTGACCGACCATCCGCAGGCTCTGGCCATCGCGGCCTTGCTCGTCGCGATGGGTGGGCTCGTGATGCTCTGGCGGGTGCGGCTGTGATCGCCGGCGCGCTGGTCTTCCAGCCCGTGCTGCCCTGGTGGCTCCTCGCCGTGGCCGCCGTCGCCCTGCTCGGGTTCACCGGCTGGCGCGTGGTGGCCGAGCGGGGCCGACGACGGGCCCTGCTCACCTGGGTGCGACGTCTGGTGATCGTGGCCCTGCTCCTCGTCGTCGCGGTGCGCCCGAGCCTCCCGGGTGGGTCGGCGCAGGCGTCGGTCGCGCAGCTCAACGTCTTCTTCGTGGTCGACACGACCTCGAGCATCGCGGCGGAGGACTGGGGCGACGGCCAGCGTCGTCTCGACGGGGTGCGGGCCGACATCGCCGAGGTCACCTCGCAGCTGGCGGGAGCCCGGTTCTCGTTGCTGTCCTTCGACAGCACCGCCGTCCTGCGGACGCCGCTGACCGACGACGCCTCCGCCGTGGTCGCCGCGGCCGACGCCATGAACCAAGAGGTCACCTACTACTCGAGCGGCAGTTCCGTCAGCGAGGCGAACGACCTGCTGGCCGAGCGCTTGACCGAGGCGCGGCAGAGCGCCCCAGAACGAGCCAACGTCGTCTACTACCTCGGCGACGGCGAGCAGACCAGCGGCACCGAGCCCGAGAGCTTCGCGGCCTCGGCCGGCGACGTCGACGGCGGTGCCGTCTTCGGCTACGGCACCGAGCAGGGGGGCAAGATGCGCGTCTTCGACGGCTACGGCGACGAGTACTCGACCAAGGAGTACATCCAGGACCGCACGCAGCCCGGCGATCCCGACGCCGTCTCGACCATCGACGAGGACACCCTCCGGCGCATCGCCGATCAGCTCGGCGTGCCGTACGTGCACCGCACGGCCGAGACGTCCGTGGACGCCGCCGTCGCGGACGCCCGCGACGGGGCCGTCGCCTCCGACGAGGGGCGGGCCGACAGCCTGATCGACCTCTACTGGATCGCCGCGATCCCGGCGTTCCTCCTGTTGTTGATCGACGTCGCCCTCGTGGCCAGGGCCCTGGGCGAGGTCCGCCCGACACGGCCCCTGCGCGACGAGCGTGGGCCGGGCCGTGGGCGTGGCCGTGCCGCGACGTCGACCCTCGACGCC
This genomic interval from Frigoribacterium sp. Leaf415 contains the following:
- the ispG gene encoding flavodoxin-dependent (E)-4-hydroxy-3-methylbut-2-enyl-diphosphate synthase gives rise to the protein MPAVNLGMPKVPEVLAPRRKTRQIKVGKVLVGGDAPVSVQSMTTTPTPNINATLQQIAELTASGCDIVRVAVPSRDDAEALPIIAKKSQIPVIADIHFQPNYVYQAIDAGCAAVRVNPGNIRKFDDQVGKIAAAAKAAGVSIRIGVNAGSLEPSILQKYGKATPEALVESAVWEASLFEEHDFHDFKISVKHNDPIVMVKAYRQLAERGDWPLHLGVTEAGPEFQGTIKSATAFGILLSEGIGDTIRVSLSAPPAQEVKVGLQILQSLNLRERKLEIVSCPSCGRAQVDVYKLANDVTDGLEGMTVPLRVAVMGCVVNGPGEAREADLGVASGNGKGQIFVKGEVIKTVPESEIVQTLIDEANRLAAEMPPGELGSPEVVTV
- a CDS encoding MetQ/NlpA family ABC transporter substrate-binding protein — encoded protein: MTSSAPLIDAPKKGPGRLIAIIVAVVVVLAAVGIAIGVTRGGGDDETVRIGVVGASDPYWADFVQAAADEGITVDLVDYSDYEQPNPALADGEIDLNQFQHIVYLAQYDVASGNDIVPIGSTAIYPLPLYSSKYTELSDFQQGDTIAIPDDSSNLARALLVLQSNGLVSLKDGGTIFSGVNDVDESKSKVKVATVSADLAATSLPDYAGAIINNDFATKAGLSTDDVIAQDDPNDPSSVPYANVFAARAEDKDNATYQKLVQIYQDTKTVTDGVVDNSGGTAIITKIPASDLEKSLTETEKLVEQNG
- a CDS encoding methionine ABC transporter ATP-binding protein, with product MPAITLTDVVKTYPPREKGAAPLTAVDGVSLEIAEGEIFGIIGYSGAGKSTLVRLVNALEPTTSGSIRVDGREITGLRERELRGVRAGIGMIFQQFNLFSSKTVWGNVEFPLKAAGVPKAEHQRRISDLLHFVGLGDKAHARPDQLSGGQKQRVGIARALATNPRILLADEATSALDPETTSEVLALLKRVNAELGITIVVITHEMDVIKSIADRVAVMDSGRVVETGPTFEVFSDPQQASTKRFVSTVIAGTPHGDELEALRARHDGTLVSVRIAEGGVDQRDVFALLARHGLSFEIVFGGVNDIQGRTFGTLTLAVTGDDAAVRAAVAELGDNATELPTSPATSAAPTEGR
- a CDS encoding methionine ABC transporter permease, with product MDSLIKLQPMLWQAAVETVYIVALTLLFGGIGGLVLGLALYLTRGGALFANRVVYGVLNVVVNVFRPIPFIIFLAAAQPLARFVIGSGSGNPAIIFTLSLAASFAISRIVEQNLLTVQPGVIEAARAAGAGPARIIGTVLLPEALGPLVLGYTFIFVALVDMSAVAGYIGGGGLGNFALLYGYRQFDPVVTWAAVLLIIVLVQLVQFLGNWLARRALRR
- a CDS encoding AAA family ATPase, with amino-acid sequence MTDTATASQTPPPASAPVTPAELERARQIVGAVSQAFGRKVVGQTALRDTLLVALITGGHVLLESVPGLAKTTAAQTIAQSIDASFRRIQCTPDLLPSDITGTQIYDAQKSTFVTQLGPVHSNFVLLDEINRSSAKTQSAMLEAMQERQTTIGGTVYRLPSPFLVLATQNPIEQEGTYQLPEAQLDRFLLKEILDYPTPAEEAEIIRRIESGVYDETAAPSTGVGLADVVYLQDLAKRVYVDASIVNYIVQLIYVTRHPQQYIPATLADYVEFGASPRASIAFMQAARALALLHGRDYVIPEDVKHLRHSVLRHRLILNYEATADEVAPETIIDAVFGAVQTP
- a CDS encoding DUF58 domain-containing protein, producing the protein MASLLLRVRTKMGLFAHRRTIDLLEGGYASVHHGRSHDFDDLRAYVPGDEVKDIDWKATARHGEPLVKRYIASRRQNLVLVMDTGRNMAATATSGESKKDIALMAAGALAYIAAKHGDVVSLVAGDSSGTRAHPAGATEAHLETLLRQVDRRVDLDAPTSDLASVLEWVARGIRRRSMLLVVTDDVAIDERITRLLRRLRAQHEVVWLTIGDADLMTRAGHAGEVFDVREMSGLPAYLRENAQLRREFDDSSVRRVGDTERELLALGISSQRLGSQAEVVPGLFALIEKHRRVGR
- a CDS encoding vWA domain-containing protein yields the protein MGLIFWWLPLVALAVVAVAAWLYVRWRRRDRARLRRLGVPVAHGERLTALPAYQRVVRRYRAALAVVLVAMVALTGISVLLAARVSSTDVVEPQSYKRDIMLCLDVSGSMTEVDSQIVDTFSTLSQGLDGERVGLYLFDSSAVQAFPLTDDYDFVRTQLEQYRDSFDTMGENGTRYWTGTDLGDGASLIGDGLASCVLGFGDDDSTRPKSVVLATDNYVNGKALLTLTEAADLATERDVRVYAVNPADHATDAVADQVADELRTAAESTDGGYYALDDSTTVPQIVDEIDAREAGLFTGARRLVVTDHPQALAIAALLVAMGGLVMLWRVRL
- a CDS encoding VWA domain-containing protein; translated protein: MIAGALVFQPVLPWWLLAVAAVALLGFTGWRVVAERGRRRALLTWVRRLVIVALLLVVAVRPSLPGGSAQASVAQLNVFFVVDTTSSIAAEDWGDGQRRLDGVRADIAEVTSQLAGARFSLLSFDSTAVLRTPLTDDASAVVAAADAMNQEVTYYSSGSSVSEANDLLAERLTEARQSAPERANVVYYLGDGEQTSGTEPESFAASAGDVDGGAVFGYGTEQGGKMRVFDGYGDEYSTKEYIQDRTQPGDPDAVSTIDEDTLRRIADQLGVPYVHRTAETSVDAAVADARDGAVASDEGRADSLIDLYWIAAIPAFLLLLIDVALVARALGEVRPTRPLRDERGPGRGRGRAATSTLDAARPERGARP